One part of the Oncorhynchus clarkii lewisi isolate Uvic-CL-2024 chromosome 7, UVic_Ocla_1.0, whole genome shotgun sequence genome encodes these proteins:
- the LOC139413253 gene encoding troponin I, slow skeletal muscle-like isoform X2 — translation MLKSLMVAKAKEEIEQEIVDKEEEKERYLAERAPTLQTGGMSFAELQELCRELHAKVDVVDEERYDIEAKVMHNTREIKDLNIKVLDLRGKFKRPSLRRVRVSADAILRSLLGSKHKVSMDLRANLKSVKKEDTEKEKTVEVSDWRKNVEAMSGMEGRKKMFDAAKGTPQ, via the exons ATGCTAAAG AGCTTAATGGTGGCCAAGGCGAAGGAGGAGATTGAGCAGGAGATTGTggataaagaggaggagaaggagaggtatCTGGCAGAGAGAGCACCCACCTTACAGACCGGTGGCATGTCCTTTGCTGAGCTCCAG GAGTTATGTCGGGAGTTACATGCCAAGGTTGACGTGGTGGATGAGGAGCGATATGACATTGAAGCCAAAGTCATGCACAACACCAGAGAG ATCAAGGACCTGAACATCAAAGTTTTGGATCTGAGGGGGAAGTTCAAGCGGCCCAGCCTGAGGAGGGTAAGGGTCTCTGCTGACGCCATCTTGCGCTCCCTCCTGGGCTCCAAACACAAGGTCTCCATGGACCTTCGGGCAAACCTCAAGTCAGTCAAGAAGGAGGACACGGAGAAG GAGAAGACAGTGGAGGTGAGTGACTGGAGGAAGAACGTGGAGGCCATGTCTGGCATGGAGGGAAGGAAGAAGATGTTTGACGCAGCCAAAGGCACCCCTcagtag
- the LOC139413254 gene encoding cysteine and glycine-rich protein 1-like, which produces MPLGGGNKCGCCQKTVYFAEEVQCEGKYFHKSCFLCMACKKNLDSTTVACHVDEIYCKSCYGKKYGPKGYGFGGGAGTLSMDTGAHLGIRPEEQAAHRPTNNPNASKLATKFGSSDVCPRCAKAVYSAEKVLGGGNSWHKSCFRCSKCGKGLESTTVADKDGEIYCKACYAKNFGPKGFGFGQGAGALAHAQ; this is translated from the exons ATGCCTTTGGGAGGAGGAAATAAGTGTGGCTGCTGCCAGAAGACCGTGTACTTCGCTGAGGAAGTGCAGTGCGAGGGGAAATATTTCCACAAGTCCTGCTTTCTGTGCA TGGCATGTAAGAAGAACCTGGACAGCACAACGGTGGCCTGCCATGTGGATGAAATCTACTGCAAATCCTGCTACGGCAAGAAGTATGGGCCAAAAGGCTATGGCTTTGGTGGGGGAGCAGGCACCCTGAGCATGGACACAGGGGCACATCTTGGAATCAGACCTGAAGA GCAGGCAGCCCACCGCCCCACCAACAACCCCAACGCCTCAAAGTTGGCCACTAAGTTCGGCAGCTCAGATGTGTGCCCGCGCTGCGCCAAGGCTGTGTATTCTGCCGAGAAGGTGCTCGGAGGTGGAAAT TCCTGGCACAAGAGCTGCTTCCGCTGTAGCAAGTGTGGGAAGGGGCTGGAATCAACCACTGTGGCTGACAAAGATGGAGAAATCTACTGTAAAG cATGTTATGCCAAGAATTTTGGTCCAAAGGGCTTTGGGTTCGGCCAGGGGGCAGGAGCTCTGGCACATGCTCAGTAG
- the LOC139413253 gene encoding troponin I, slow skeletal muscle-like isoform X1: METCSIVHLAKEGMNNNKKGNLHCQDARASRKSKISASRKLMLKSLMVAKAKEEIEQEIVDKEEEKERYLAERAPTLQTGGMSFAELQELCRELHAKVDVVDEERYDIEAKVMHNTREIKDLNIKVLDLRGKFKRPSLRRVRVSADAILRSLLGSKHKVSMDLRANLKSVKKEDTEKEKTVEVSDWRKNVEAMSGMEGRKKMFDAAKGTPQ; encoded by the exons ATGGAAACATGCTCTATAGTTCATTTAGCAAAAGAAGGAATgaataacaacaaaaaa GGGAATCTACATTGCCAAGATGCCAGAGCAAGT CGAAAGTCGAAGATCTCGGCCTCCCGTAAGCTCATGCTAAAG AGCTTAATGGTGGCCAAGGCGAAGGAGGAGATTGAGCAGGAGATTGTggataaagaggaggagaaggagaggtatCTGGCAGAGAGAGCACCCACCTTACAGACCGGTGGCATGTCCTTTGCTGAGCTCCAG GAGTTATGTCGGGAGTTACATGCCAAGGTTGACGTGGTGGATGAGGAGCGATATGACATTGAAGCCAAAGTCATGCACAACACCAGAGAG ATCAAGGACCTGAACATCAAAGTTTTGGATCTGAGGGGGAAGTTCAAGCGGCCCAGCCTGAGGAGGGTAAGGGTCTCTGCTGACGCCATCTTGCGCTCCCTCCTGGGCTCCAAACACAAGGTCTCCATGGACCTTCGGGCAAACCTCAAGTCAGTCAAGAAGGAGGACACGGAGAAG GAGAAGACAGTGGAGGTGAGTGACTGGAGGAAGAACGTGGAGGCCATGTCTGGCATGGAGGGAAGGAAGAAGATGTTTGACGCAGCCAAAGGCACCCCTcagtag